A genomic window from Centroberyx gerrardi isolate f3 chromosome 14, fCenGer3.hap1.cur.20231027, whole genome shotgun sequence includes:
- the LOC139914765 gene encoding hyaluronidase-1, with amino-acid sequence MAWTEPQSSPEPKPGPEPKSYALRTHTSSRTFTSTILQLLLLLLLLLLSTSPAPGLAAPPQPARAPLLSGQPFIIFWGISDSSCSGRPDPGSFGMEREGRVAVFYEDTLGNYPYFVGQGTWVNGGLPQHTRLENHLQKAGEDLVAALPAPRYLGLGVLRWTEWAPQWSRNREKQTAYLQASRALLRAFFPDWTPEEVEKWSQVDFESAAQSIMMETLREVSRLRPKALWGVSPYPSCYNGDPAQTLLANYTGRCPAAEMALNDELLWLWKQCSALYPLLTLEKLQGGTSGARLYLSNQIREALRVASLAETAYDLPVFPLVKSVYASTNTFLSQADLVNTIGESAATGTAGVVIWERGETKTERECSDLAEFVRQVLGPYSINVTTATRLCSASLCQGRGRCVRQNSESSAYLHLPPPSEPVEKVTEKAEAPKATDQPDSAAKPAEPDPAEIWKKDFQCQWFKTSDGAVSDQQTPKDGASVGESGAGETGDAVEPTTASTAASTTKSASVAELGGSSSPGRAGPKPSLEVPTDHGTNPLSSPILTVLLLVAGGLCLDP; translated from the exons ATGGCGTGGACCGAGCCACAGTCGAGTCCAGAACCGAAGCCCGGACCAGAACCCAAGTCTTACGCTCTCAGGACTCACACATCGTCCAGAACTTTTACATCAACCATCCTTCaacttctccttctcctcctcctcctcctgctctccacctcccctGCCCCGGGCCTGGCCGCCCCCCCGCAGCCCGCCCGCGCCCCTCTCCTCTCCGGACAACCTTTCATCATCTTCTGGGGCATCTCCGATTCCTCCTGCTCCGGTCGGCCCGATCCCGGATCTTTCGGGATGGAACGGGAAGGCCGCGTCGCCGTTTTTTACGAGGACACGCTGGGGAACTACCCGTATTTCGTAGGCCAAGGCACGTGGGTCAACGGAGGGCTGCCGCAGCACACGCGGCTGGAGAACCACCTCCAGAAGGCCGGGGAGGACTTGGTGGCGGCGCTACCCGCCCCGAGGTACCTGGGGCTGGGGGTGCTGCGCTGGACAGAGTGGGCCCCCCAGTGGTCGAGGAACAGAGAGAAGCAGACGGCGTATCTGCAGGCGTCGAGGGCCTTGCTGAGGGCTTTCTTTCCCGACTGGACCCCCGAAGAGGTGGAGAAGTGGTcacag GTGGACTTCGAGTCAGCAGCCCAGTCCATAATGATGGAGACTCTCCGGGAGGTCAGCAGGTTGAGGCCCAAAGCATTATGGGGCGTCTCGCCTTACCCCAGCTGCTACAACGGCGACCCCGCCCAAACCCTGTTGGCCAATTACACGGGCCGCTGTCCTGCGGCGGAGATGGCGCTTAACGACGAGCTGCTGTGGCTATGGAAACAATGCTCCGCCCTCTACCCCCTCCTCACGCTGGAGAAGCTGCAG GGCGGGACCTCTGGGGCCAGGCTGTATTTGTCCAATCAAATCAGAGAAGCACTGAGAGTGGCATCTCTGGCTGAGACGGCGTACGATCTACCTGTATTCCCATTGGTCAAGAGCGTGTACGCCTCCACCAATACTTTTCTGTCACAG GCAGACCTTGTCAACACCATAGGAGAGAGTGCTGCCACGGGAACAGCAGGAGTTGTCATCTGGGAGAGAGGCGAGACAAAGACTGAG AGAGAGTGTTCAGATCTGGCAGAGTTTGTCCGTCAGGTCCTGGGGCCCTACTCCATCAACGTAACCACGGCAACTCGTCTCTGCTCGGCCTCCCTGTGCCAGGGGCGGGGCCGATGTGTCCGTCAAAACTCGGAGAGCTCCGCCTACCTCCACCTCCCGCCCCCATCTGAACCGGTGGAGAAAGTCACAGAGAAG GCAGAGGCACCAAAAGCCACGGATCAGCCGGACTCAGCTGCCAAACCTGCTGAACCAGACCCAGCTGAGATCTGGAAGAAAGACTTCCAGTGCCAGTGGTTCAAGACTTCAGACGGGGCCGTCTCCGACCAGCAGACCCCCAAAGACGGAGCCTCCGTTGGGGAATCAGGAGCAGGAGAGACCGGGGATGCGGTGGAGCCTACAACAGCTTCGACAGCAGCTTCTACAACAAAGAGTGCCTCTGTGGCTGAGTTAGGGGGAAGCAGCTCGCCTGGCAGAGCAGGTCCAAAGCCTTCACTGGAAGTACCTACGGACCACGGGACGAATCCACTGAGTTCCCCGATCCtgactgtgctgctgctggtggcagGAGGCCTGTGCCTGGACCCTTAA
- the borcs6 gene encoding BLOC-1-related complex subunit 6: MSLSPVIGTEVPEAANGVATPVSSEPRSENGPHAPGLLKCGGSRVPCPGDGSEDGSPGEMENHVDLERRVYDGEGRFDTETEQNSTSSSLDSEVHVKSLHAPSFPTATCTGETESGPKDTELPEASNAAEPPGAAPPGDSSHHTDSKDSSRRGSPDDDNNRQQTETETVEKQDEEEDEKMERERGRQCAGGSTDLEWTYSRHYSSSAPGPSTASSSSPPPPLLPSDSSPCPPHVMAQVRVRNVPERDRIVRGMQDSKSLDEISQACGGGLGARGGGRGGQSEGRRATISSALELEGTVSHDGDLTHFITKNLEQKIKMSSKPSLDCSDSDCSGPIHRSRGSSRRPADIPPIDPAVLVDLQRHTQEVAHSVEMMMRSLNGTIQNMTALSVGYIQTYRDSVDSLGESVDMSIKGMYTLMARCEELDRSMQPIHTLAAQIRDIKRTLDALEAICK; encoded by the exons ATGAGTCTCTCCCCTGTGATTGGCACAGAAGTGCCGGAAGCGGCCAACGGGGTCGCGACACCCGTGTCTTCAGAGCCCCGCAGCGAGAACGGCCCTCACGCCCCGGGCCTGCTGAAATGTGGGGGCAGCAGAGTGCCGTGTCCTGGGGACGGATCAGAGGACGGCTCCcctggagagatggagaaccACGTGGATCTGGAGAGGAGAGTTTATGACGGAGAGGGCCGCTTCGACACAGAGACGGAGCAGAATTCAACGTCATCCAGTTTGGACTCTGAAGTGCACGTTAAGTCATTACACGCCCCCTCCTTCCCCACTGCCACGTGCACGGGAGAAACAGAATCAGGCCCCAAAGACACAGAGCTTCCAGAGGCCTCTAACGCCGCTGAGCCCCCTGGTGCAGCTCCGCCAGGGGACTCGTCACACCACACGGACTCCAAAGACTCGTCTCGGCGAGGAAGCCCAGACGACgacaacaacagacagcagacagaaacagagactgta gagaagcaggacgaggaggaggacgagaagatggagagagagcgggggaggCAGTGTGCAGGAGGAAGTACAGACCTGGAGTGGACT TATTCACGGCACTACTCTTCCTCGGCCCCTGGCCCCAGCACCGcctcgtcttcctctcctccacctcctctccttccttcagaCAGCAGCCCCTGCCCTCCCCATGTCATGGCCCAGGTCCGGGTCCGCAACGTGCCCGAGAGAGACCGCATCGTCCGGGGCATGCAGGACAGCAAGAGCCTGGATGAGATCAGCCAAGCGTGTGGAG GTGGTTTGGGGGCCCggggagggggcagagggggcCAGTCAGAGGGACGGAGGGCCACAATCTCCTCGGCTCTGGAGCTGGAGGGGACGGTCAGCCATGATGGAGACCTGACCCACTTCATCACCAAGAACCTGGAGCAGAAGATCAAGATGAGCTCCAAGCCCAGTCTGGACTGCAGCGACT CGGACTGTTCAGGTCCCATCCACCGGAGCCGGGGGTCGTCACGGCGACCGGCAGATATCCCGCCCATCGATCCCGCCGTCCTAGTTGACCTCCAGAGACACACCCAGGAAGTTGCACACAGTGTGGAGATGATGATGCGCAGCCTCAACGGAACCATCCAGAAC atgACGGCTCTGAGTGTCGGCTACATCCAGACCTACAGAGACTCGGTGGACAGCCTGGGAGAGTCTGTGGACATGAGCATAAag GGAATGTACACACTGATGGCTCGCTGTGAGGAGCTGGATCGCTCCATGCAGCCCATACACACCCTGGCTGCACAGATCCGCGACATCAAACGCACCCTGGACGCCCTGGAAGCTATCTGCAAGTAA